One part of the Lotus japonicus ecotype B-129 chromosome 2, LjGifu_v1.2 genome encodes these proteins:
- the LOC130740534 gene encoding U-box domain-containing protein 13-like: MEVVVEVEIAGSVIELVNEIASISDFRPMVKKQYCNLARRLKLLVPLFEEIRDMKDPITDETSKSMLAFKEALESAKELLKFGCEGSKIYMVLERDQIMNKFYEVTARLEQSLNGISYDKLDISDEVKEQVELVLAQFRRAKGRVDEPDVKLYEDILSLYNDSSDAATDPAVLSRLAEKLQLMGIADFIHESLTLHDMVGASGGDPGARIEKMSMLLKKIKDYVQTENLVKDDNVGAKGLPSSVSRLGSIEKNHPALVIPTDFKCPISLELMQDPVIVSTGQTYERSCIEKWLQAGHGTCPKTQQSLTSTVLTPNYVLRSLIEQWCEANGIEPPKRPSTSQPSKSASACTPAERSKIENLLQKLSSGNPEDQRLAAGEIRLLAKRNADNRVAIAEAGAIPLLVGLLSVPDSRTQEHAVTALLNLSIYENNKGCIVSSGAVPGIVHVLRKGSMEARENAAATLFSLSVVDENKVTIGSSGAIPPLVTLLSEGTQRGKKDAATALFNLCIYQGNKGKAVRAGVIPTLMKLLTEPSGGMVDEALAILAILSSHPDGKAAIGAADAVPILVEFIGNGSPRNKENSAAVLVHLSSGDQQYLAQAHKLGLMTPLLELAQHGTDRGKRKAAQLIDRMSRFLEQQRQQQEQVEEVQTQTEPQAQNEDIEPPSISNLDDT; the protein is encoded by the exons ATGGAGGTTGTTGTTGAGGTTGAGATAGCTGGCTCGGTGATTGAGCTGGTGAATGAGATAGCTAGCATCTCTGACTTCAGACCTATGGTGAAGAAGCAGTACTGCAACTTGGCACGCAGGTTGAAGCTTCTCGTGCCTTTGTTCGAGGAAATTAGGGACATGAAAGATCCCATCACTGACGAAACTTCGAAATCCATGCTTGCTTTTAAGGAAGCTCTTGAATCTGCAAAGGAGCTTCTCAAATTCGGATGTGAAGGCAGCAAGATTTACATG GTTCTTGAGAGGGACCAAATCATGAACAAATTCTATGAGGTGACAGCTCGGCTGGAACAATCATTGAATGGAATTTCCTATGATAAACTTGACATTTCTGATGAAGTTAAGGAGCAG GTTGAATTGGTTCTTGCCCAGTTTAGAAGAGCCAAAGGAAGGGTTGATGAACCTGATGTCAAGTTGTATGAGGATATATTGTCCCTTTACAATGATAGTAGTGATGCAGCTACAGATCCAGCTGTTCTTAGCCGATTAGCTGAAAAATTGCAATTGATGGGGATAGCCGATTTTATTCATGAATCTCTCACATTACATGACATGGTGGGAGCGAGTGGTGGGGATCCAGGGGCACGCATCGAGAAGATGTCAATGTTATTGAAGAAGATAAAGGATTATGTGCAAACTGAAAACCTAGTCAAGGATGATAATGTTGGAGCAAAAGGCCTTCCTTCAAGCGTTAGCAGATTAGGGTCAATCGAAAAGAATCATCCGGCCCTTGTTATCCCTACTGATTTTAAATGTCCGATTTCCTTGGAATTGATGCAGGATCCTGTCATTGTTTCAACAGGACAG ACTTATGAGCGTTCTTGTATTGAGAAGTGGTTGCAAGCTGGGCATGGGACATGCCCAAAAACACAACAGAGTCTCACTAGTACTGTTCTCACACCCAACTACGTGTTACGGAGCCTCATAGAACAATGGTGTGAAGCCAATGGCATAGAGCCACCAAAACGACCCAGCACCTCTCAACCTAGCAAATCAGCATCAGCCTGCACCCCAGCTGAGCGAAGTAAGATTGAAAATCTTCTCCAAAAGCTCTCATCTGGTAATCCTGAAGACCAGAGATTAGCTGCTGGTGAGATCCGCCTTCTTGCAAAGCGCAATGCAGATAATCGGGTCGCAATTGCTGAAGCTGGAGCAATACCTCTCCTTGTTGGTCTCTTGTCCGTGCCCGACTCTCGCACTCAAGAGCATGCTGTGACAGCGCTTTTGAATCTTTCCATATATGAGAATAACAAAGGGTGCATTGTGTCTTCTGGAGCAGTCCCAGGTATAGTTCATGTGCTGAGGAAAGGAAGCATGGAAGCCCGTGAAAATGCAGCAGCAACACTTTTCAGCCTTTCGGTTGTGGACGAAAACAAGGTTACAATTGGTTCTTCAGGAGCCATACCGCCGCTAGTGACGCTGCTGAGTGAAGGTACCCAAAGGGGTAAGAAAGACGCTGCAACAGCACTCTTCAATTTGTGCATTTACCAGGGTAACAAAGGAAAGGCGGTGAGGGCGGGTGTTATTCCCACACTGATGAAACTGCTGACAGAACCAAGTGGAGGAATGGTGGACGAAGCATTGGCCATTTTGGCAATCTTGTCTAGTCATCCTGATGGGAAGGCTGCGATTGGTGCTGCAGATGCGGTTCCAATTTTGGTAGAGTTTATTGGGAATGGATCGCCGAGGAACAAAGAGAACTCAGCTGCTGTTTTAGTGCACCTTTCTTCTGGTGATCAACAATATCTAGCACAAGCACACAAACTAGGGTTGATGACTCCTTTGTTGGAACTGGCTCAACATGGTACAGATAGAGGCAAAAGAAAGGCGGCACAATTGATAGATCGCATGAGCAGGTTTCTTGAGCAGCAGAGGCAGCAGCAGGAGCAGGTGGAGGAAGTTCAAACACAAACTGAACCTCAAGCTCAGAATGAGGATATCGAACCACCTTCAATTTCTAACCTTGATGATACCTGA
- the LOC130735807 gene encoding cyclin-dependent protein kinase inhibitor SMR3-like, which yields MGVSSNLELVFLPKKHPKDHSLVRPSMETPNKEERVQEQEQERQLNDTDDHVLSALISLDLKIKIPSYKEAAEEDLNDDEGLKTPTSPEHRIPATLPCPPAPRKPKSQLSKKRKDQFALDVSQEIESYFSSQFKAASENKKIKVFTN from the coding sequence ATGGGCGTTTCATCAAATCTTGAACTAGTGTTTCTCCCTAAGAAACATCCAAAGGATCACTCCTTGGTAAGACCCTCTATGGAAACTCCAAACAAAGAAGAACGAGtgcaagaacaagaacaagagaGACAACTGAACGACACGGATGATCATGTGCTGTCCGCACTAATTTCTTTGGATTTGAAGATCAAGATTCCGTCGTACAAGGAGGCGGCGGAGGAGGACTTAAACGACGACGAAGGGTTGAAGACTCCAACATCTCCGGAACACAGGATCCCAGCAACCCTGCCGTGCCCACCTGCACCAAGAAAGCCAAAATCTCAGCTGTCCAAGAAACGAAAAGATCAATTTGCACTTGATGTGTCTCAAGAGATTGAATCGTATTTCTCCTCTCAATTCAAGGCTGCTTCTGAAAATAAGAAGATCAAGGTGTTCACGAATTGA
- the LOC130740535 gene encoding putative E3 ubiquitin-protein ligase XBAT31, translated as MGQGLSCRGSHEHGLFRAVQHGDLQTVSTLLQTHPALMHRTTVYDHHSALHIAAANGQIQVLSRLLDGSANPDVLNRQKQTPLMLAAMHGKIACVEKLLEAGANVLMFDAGYGRTCLHYSAYYGHSSCLKAILSAAQSSPVAASWGFARFVNVRDARGATPLHLAARQRRPECVHILLCNGALVGASTGRYGCPGSTPLHLAAKGGSLDCIRELLAWGADRLQRDASGRIPYVVALKHRHSACAALLNLTAAQPLVWPSSLKIISDLNPDAKVLLERALMDANREREKKIFKESAYSLPSPSHSDQIDDNISEVSETELCCICFEQVCTIEVQECGHQMCAKCTLALCCHNKPNPSTSCPIPPICPFCRSTIARLVVIKIESHDDIDQDGCVDISCSNPSKSWKFRNLNEGGSSSFKGLSSSVNSFGKMGCRSSGRVEVEDEWVDNKPQ; from the exons ATGGGTCAGGGGCTGAGTTGCAGAGGGAGCCATGAACATGGACTCTTCCGTGCTGTTCAGCATGGGGACCTTCAAACTGTTTCCACTCTTTTACAGACACATCCAGCTCTCATGCATCGAACCACTGTCTATGACCACCACTCTGCTCTTCATATTGCCGCTGCCAATGGCCAGATCCAG GTTCTATCTAGGCTTTTAGATGGATCTGCGAATCCTGATGTGTTGAATCGCCAAAAGCAG ACCCCGCTTATGTTGGCTGCAATGCACGGAAAAATTGCTTGTGTGgagaagcttcttgaagctgGGGCTAAT GTATTAATGTTTGATGCTGGTTATGGAAGAACCTGTTTGCACTATTCAGCCTACTATGGTCATTCTTCATGCCTTAAGGCAATTCTTTCTGCAGCTCAATCTAGTCCAGTGGCAGCTTCTTG GGGGTTTGCTCGGTTTGTGAATGTTAGAGATGCTAGGGGTGCTACCCCATTGCACTTGGCGGCTCGTCAAAGACGGCCTGAATGTGTGCATATTCTATTGTGCAATGGAGCTCTTGTTGGTGCCTCAACTGGCAGATATGG CTGTCCTGGGAGCACTCCTCTTCATCTAGCAGCCAAAGGAGGGTCTCTGGATTGCATCCGCGAACTATTGGCATGGGGTGCAGATCGTCTTCAACGTGATGCATCCGG GCGGATACCATATGTAGTTGCTCTGAAGCACAGACATAGTGCATGTGCAGCATTGTTAAATCTTACAGCTGCACAGCCTCTTGTCTGGCCATCATCTTTGAAGATCATCAGTGACCTCAATCCAGATGCCAAAGTTTTACTAGAGCGAGCCTTGATGGACGCGAACAGGGAAAGGGAGAAAAAGATATTCAAAGAGAGTGCTTACTCTCTTCCATCTCCATCGCACTCTGATCAGATAGATGACAATATCTCTGAG GTTAGTGAGACTGAACTATGCTGCATTTGCTTTGAGCAAGTGTGTACAATTGAAGTCCAAGAATGTGGCCACCAAATGTGTGCAAAATGCACACTAGCCCTCTGTTGCCACAACAAGCCTAACCCTTCTACTTCTTGTCCTATCCCACCGATTTGTCCGTTCTGCCGAAGCACCATAGCTAGACTGGTGGTTATCAAGATAGAAAGTCATGATGACATTGATCAAGATGGTTGTGTTGATATCTCTTGTTCCAATCCAAGCAAGTCATGGAAGTTCCGGAACTTGAACGAGGGTGGTAGCAGCAGTTTCAAGGGACTATCATCCAGTGTAAATTCATTTGGAAAGATGGGTTGCCGCAGTTCAGGAAGGGTTGAAGTTGAAGATGAGTGGGTTGATAATAAGCCACAATGA